In Drosophila simulans strain w501 chromosome X, Prin_Dsim_3.1, whole genome shotgun sequence, one DNA window encodes the following:
- the LOC6726438 gene encoding protein vav isoform X5, with product MASSSSSNSFGGVAGVNGDLWRECVAWLTRCKVIPPDHKAAQPDAEIRILAMTLRDGVLLCNLVIHLDPSSMDPREFNRKPQMAQFLCSKNIKLFLDVCHNNFGIRDADLFEPTMLYDLTNFHRVLITLSKLSQCRKVQQLHPDLIGFNLQLSPTERSHSDEAIYKDLHSTDLNMRKTSSIDASASSSAEYYDRTSQSGSLDENSDITIENGTEDIDDYIEDSLSNMCDSTIDNDAEDAGVETPLLSDCQGSHVRELSFDLALDVVSSTTDGASNAVTPTPESYARQSESPLAAAAPSVPVSAAPGPPMGRLVSTSSSSSSLLVSESQRLQRAAAAVYNYRSSMASTEHEYAYIYSEDDEKVYEDLCYVTFQAKAKPEVTTDNIACNGTGYDHTNTKEEEVYQDLCALHRTSRSQTASSTSFEQRDYVIRELIDTESNYLDVLTALKTKFMGPLERHLNQDELRLIFPRIRELADIHTKFLDKLRESLTPNAKVKMAQVFLDFREPFLIYGEFCSLLLGAIDYLADVCKKNQIIDQLVQKCERDYNVGKLQLRDILSVPMQRILKYHLLLDKLVKETSPLHDDYRSLERAKEAMIDVSQYINEVKRDSDHLVIIQKVKDSIFDLNLNGNGSDLLQYGRLLLDGELHIKAHEDQKTKLRYAFVFDKILIMVKALHVKTGDMQYTYRDSHNLADYRVEQSHSRRTLGRDSRFKYQLLLARKSGKTAFTLYLKSEHERDKWRKALTEAMESLEPPGCQSTDHKMEIYTFDAPTTCRHCSKFLKGRIHQGYRCKVCQISVHKGCISSTGRCKQNPVSVPPPVCDRQLSEFNWFAGNMDRETAAHRLENRRIGTYLLRVRPQGPSTAHETMYALSLKTDDHVIKHMKINQENSGDSMLYCLSSRRHFKTIVELVSYYERNDLGENFAGLNQSLQWPYKEVIATALYDYEPKAGSNQLQLRTDCQVLVIGKDGDSKGWWRGKIGDTVGYFPKEYVQEQKLASEEL from the exons atggccagcagcagtagcagcaacagttttgggggcgtggccggcgtGAACGGGGATCTGTGGCGCGAGTGCGTCGCCTGGCTGACCAGATGCAAGGTCATTCCGCCCGACCACAAGGCCGCCCAGCCGGACGCCGAGATCCGCATCCTGGCGATGACGCTGCGCGACGGCGTGCTGCTTTGCAACCTGGTCATCCACCTGGACCCCAGCAGCATGGATCCGCGCGAGTTCAATCGCAAGCCGCAAATGGCACAG TTCCTGTGCAGCAAGAACATCAAGTTGTTCCTGGACGTGTGCCACAACAACTTCGGGATCCGGGACGCCGATCTCTTCGAGCCGACGATGCTGTACGACCTGACCAACTTCCACCGCGTCCTCATCACGCTGTCCAAGTTGTCGCAGTGCCGCAAGGTGCAGCAACTGCATCCGGATCTTAT TGGCTTCAATCTACAGCTTTCGCCCACGGAGCGTTCCCATTCGGACGAGGCCATCTACAAGGACCTGCATTCCAC CGATCTGAACATGCGGAAGACGAGCAGCATAGacgcctccgcctcctcgtCGGCGGAATACTACGACCGAACGTCGCAGAGCGGATCGCTGGACGAGAATAGCGACATTACGATCGAGAACGGCACCGAGGACATCGACGACTACATCGAGGACTCGCTCTCCAACATGTGCGACTCGACCATCGACAACGATGCGGAGGATGCGGGCGTGGAGACGCCCCTGCTGTCCGACTGCCAGGGCAGCCATGTGCGCGAGCTGTCCTTCGATCTCGCCCTGGATGTGGTTAGCTCGACGACGGATGGCGCCTCCAATGCGGTCACACCCACGCCGGAATCGTATGCCCGCCAATCGGAATCGCCGTTGGCCGCCGCAGCGCCAAGCGTTCCTGTGTCCGCTGCACCGGGGCCACCGATGGGCCGTCTGGTGtccacctcctcctcatcgtcgtcgCTCCTGGTCAGCGAGAGCCAGCGGCTGCAGCGAGCGGCCGCCGCCGTCTACAACTACCGCTCCTCGATGGCGTCCACCGAGCACGAGTATGCCTACATCTACAGCGAGGACGACGAGAAGGTCTACGAGGACCTGTGCTACGTCACCTTCCAGGCGAAGGCCAAACCCGAGGT TACCACCGACAATATTGCATGCAATGGAACCGGTTACGACCACACCAACACAAAAGAGGAGGAGGTGTACCAAGACCTGTGCGCCCTGCACAGGACGAGTAGAAGCCAG ACCGCCTCGTCGACGAGCTTCGAGCAGCGCGACTACGTCATCCGCGAGCTGATCGACACGGAGTCCAATTACCTGGACGTGCTCACTGCGCTGAAGACCAAGTTCATGGGTCCGCTGGAGCGGCATCTCAACCAGGACGAGCTGCGTCTCATATTCCCGCGCATCAGA GAGCTGGCCGACATCCACACAAAGTTCCTGGACAAACTGAGGGAATCGCTGACGCCCAACGCCAAAGTGAAGATGGCCCAGGTGTTTCTCGACTTCCGCGAACCCTTCCTCATCTACGGCGAGTTCTGCTCCCTCCTGCTGGGCGCCATCGACTATCTGGCGGATGTGTGCAAGAAGAACCAGATCATCGACCAGCTGGTGCAGAAGTGCGAACGGGACTACAATGTGGGCAAGCTGCAGCTGCGCGACATACTCTCAGTGCCGATGCAGCGCATTCTCAAGTACCATCTGCTGCTGGACAAGCTGGTGAAGGAGACATCGCCGCTGCACGACGACTACCGCTCGTTGGAGCGGGCCAAGGAGGCGATGATAGACGTGTCGCAGTATATCAACGAGGTGAAACGCGACTCCGACCACCTGGTCATCATACAGAAGGTGAAGGACAGCATTTTCGATCTCAATCTGAATGGCAACGGCAGCGATCTGCTGCAGTACGGCCGCCTGCTCCTCGACGGCGAGCTGCACATTAAGGCGCACGAGGACCAGAAGACCAAGCTGCGCTACGCCTTCGTCTTCGACAAGATCCTCATCATGGTGAAGGCGCTGCATGTCAAGACGGGCGACATGCAGTACACCTACCGCGACTCCCACAACCTGGCCGACTATCGCGTGGAGCAGAGCCATTCGCGACGCACTCTTGGCCGCGACTCGCGCTTCAAGTACCAGCTCCTCCTGGCCCGCAAGTCGGGCAAGACAGCCTTCACTCTGTACCTGAAATCGGAGCACGAGCGGGACAAGTGGCGCAAGGCGCTCACCGAGGCCAT GGAAAGCCTGGAGCCGCCTGGCTGCCAAAGCACAGACCACAAAATGGAGATCTACACGTTTGACGCGCCGACCACGTGCCGCCACTGCTCCAAGTTCCTCAAGGGCCGCATCCACCAGGGCTATCGGTGCAAGGTGTGCCAGATCAGCGTGCACAAGGGCTGCATCTCGTCGACGGGTCGGTGCAAACAGAATCCGGTGAGTGTGCCGCCACCCGTCTGCGACCGTCAGTTGTCCGAGTTCAATTGGTTTGCGGGCAACATGGATCGGGAGACGGCGGCCCACCGGCTGGAGAACCGGCGCATTGGCACCTACCTGCTGCGAGTTCGTCCCCAGGGCCCATCCACTGCCCACGAGACGATGTATGCGCTTAGCTTAAA GACCGATGATCATGTGATCAAGCACATGAAAATCAACCAGGAGAACTCTGGCGACTCCATGCTGTACTGCTTATCCTCGCGAAGGCATTTCAAGACCATTGTCGAGCTGGTCTCCTATTACGAACGCAACGATCTGGGCGAGAACTTTGCGGG GCTCAATCAGTCACTGCAGTGGCCCTACAAGGAGGTGATCGCCACCGCTCTCTACGACTACGAACCAAAGGCGGGCAGCaatcagctgcagctgcgcaCCGACTGCCAGGTGCTGGTCATTGGCAAGGATGGGGACAGCAAGGGCTGGTGGCGCGGCAAAATCGGCGATACG GTGGGCTACTTTCCCAAGGAGTATGTGCAGGAGCAGAAATTGGCCAGCGAAGAGCTTTGA
- the LOC6726438 gene encoding protein vav isoform X1 has protein sequence MASSSSSNSFGGVAGVNGDLWRECVAWLTRCKVIPPDHKAAQPDAEIRILAMTLRDGVLLCNLVIHLDPSSMDPREFNRKPQMAQFLCSKNIKLFLDVCHNNFGIRDADLFEPTMLYDLTNFHRVLITLSKLSQCRKVQQLHPDLIGFNLQLSPTERSHSDEAIYKDLHSTDLNMRKTSSIDASASSSAEYYDRTSQSGSLDENSDITIENGTEDIDDYIEDSLSNMCDSTIDNDAEDAGVETPLLSDCQGSHVRELSFDLALDVVSSTTDGASNAVTPTPESYARQSESPLAAAAPSVPVSAAPGPPMGRLVSTSSSSSSLLVSESQRLQRAAAAVYNYRSSMASTEHEYAYIYSEDDEKVYEDLCYVTFQAKAKPETASSTSFEQRDYVIRELIDTESNYLDVLTALKTKFMGPLERHLNQDELRLIFPRIRELADIHTKFLDKLRESLTPNAKVKMAQVFLDFREPFLIYGEFCSLLLGAIDYLADVCKKNQIIDQLVQKCERDYNVGKLQLRDILSVPMQRILKYHLLLDKLVKETSPLHDDYRSLERAKEAMIDVSQYINEVKRDSDHLVIIQKVKDSIFDLNLNGNGSDLLQYGRLLLDGELHIKAHEDQKTKLRYAFVFDKILIMVKALHVKTGDMQYTYRDSHNLADYRVEQSHSRRTLGRDSRFKYQLLLARKSGKTAFTLYLKSEHERDKWRKALTEAMESLEPPGCQSTDHKMEIYTFDAPTTCRHCSKFLKGRIHQGYRCKVCQISVHKGCISSTGRCKQNPVSVPPPVCDRQLSEFNWFAGNMDRETAAHRLENRRIGTYLLRVRPQGPSTAHETMYALSLKTDDHVIKHMKINQENSGDSMLYCLSSRRHFKTIVELVSYYERNDLGENFAGLNQSLQWPYKEVIATALYDYEPKAGSNQLQLRTDCQVLVIGKDGDSKGWWRGKIGDTVGYFPKEYVQEQKLASEEL, from the exons atggccagcagcagtagcagcaacagttttgggggcgtggccggcgtGAACGGGGATCTGTGGCGCGAGTGCGTCGCCTGGCTGACCAGATGCAAGGTCATTCCGCCCGACCACAAGGCCGCCCAGCCGGACGCCGAGATCCGCATCCTGGCGATGACGCTGCGCGACGGCGTGCTGCTTTGCAACCTGGTCATCCACCTGGACCCCAGCAGCATGGATCCGCGCGAGTTCAATCGCAAGCCGCAAATGGCACAG TTCCTGTGCAGCAAGAACATCAAGTTGTTCCTGGACGTGTGCCACAACAACTTCGGGATCCGGGACGCCGATCTCTTCGAGCCGACGATGCTGTACGACCTGACCAACTTCCACCGCGTCCTCATCACGCTGTCCAAGTTGTCGCAGTGCCGCAAGGTGCAGCAACTGCATCCGGATCTTAT TGGCTTCAATCTACAGCTTTCGCCCACGGAGCGTTCCCATTCGGACGAGGCCATCTACAAGGACCTGCATTCCAC CGATCTGAACATGCGGAAGACGAGCAGCATAGacgcctccgcctcctcgtCGGCGGAATACTACGACCGAACGTCGCAGAGCGGATCGCTGGACGAGAATAGCGACATTACGATCGAGAACGGCACCGAGGACATCGACGACTACATCGAGGACTCGCTCTCCAACATGTGCGACTCGACCATCGACAACGATGCGGAGGATGCGGGCGTGGAGACGCCCCTGCTGTCCGACTGCCAGGGCAGCCATGTGCGCGAGCTGTCCTTCGATCTCGCCCTGGATGTGGTTAGCTCGACGACGGATGGCGCCTCCAATGCGGTCACACCCACGCCGGAATCGTATGCCCGCCAATCGGAATCGCCGTTGGCCGCCGCAGCGCCAAGCGTTCCTGTGTCCGCTGCACCGGGGCCACCGATGGGCCGTCTGGTGtccacctcctcctcatcgtcgtcgCTCCTGGTCAGCGAGAGCCAGCGGCTGCAGCGAGCGGCCGCCGCCGTCTACAACTACCGCTCCTCGATGGCGTCCACCGAGCACGAGTATGCCTACATCTACAGCGAGGACGACGAGAAGGTCTACGAGGACCTGTGCTACGTCACCTTCCAGGCGAAGGCCAAACCCGAG ACCGCCTCGTCGACGAGCTTCGAGCAGCGCGACTACGTCATCCGCGAGCTGATCGACACGGAGTCCAATTACCTGGACGTGCTCACTGCGCTGAAGACCAAGTTCATGGGTCCGCTGGAGCGGCATCTCAACCAGGACGAGCTGCGTCTCATATTCCCGCGCATCAGA GAGCTGGCCGACATCCACACAAAGTTCCTGGACAAACTGAGGGAATCGCTGACGCCCAACGCCAAAGTGAAGATGGCCCAGGTGTTTCTCGACTTCCGCGAACCCTTCCTCATCTACGGCGAGTTCTGCTCCCTCCTGCTGGGCGCCATCGACTATCTGGCGGATGTGTGCAAGAAGAACCAGATCATCGACCAGCTGGTGCAGAAGTGCGAACGGGACTACAATGTGGGCAAGCTGCAGCTGCGCGACATACTCTCAGTGCCGATGCAGCGCATTCTCAAGTACCATCTGCTGCTGGACAAGCTGGTGAAGGAGACATCGCCGCTGCACGACGACTACCGCTCGTTGGAGCGGGCCAAGGAGGCGATGATAGACGTGTCGCAGTATATCAACGAGGTGAAACGCGACTCCGACCACCTGGTCATCATACAGAAGGTGAAGGACAGCATTTTCGATCTCAATCTGAATGGCAACGGCAGCGATCTGCTGCAGTACGGCCGCCTGCTCCTCGACGGCGAGCTGCACATTAAGGCGCACGAGGACCAGAAGACCAAGCTGCGCTACGCCTTCGTCTTCGACAAGATCCTCATCATGGTGAAGGCGCTGCATGTCAAGACGGGCGACATGCAGTACACCTACCGCGACTCCCACAACCTGGCCGACTATCGCGTGGAGCAGAGCCATTCGCGACGCACTCTTGGCCGCGACTCGCGCTTCAAGTACCAGCTCCTCCTGGCCCGCAAGTCGGGCAAGACAGCCTTCACTCTGTACCTGAAATCGGAGCACGAGCGGGACAAGTGGCGCAAGGCGCTCACCGAGGCCAT GGAAAGCCTGGAGCCGCCTGGCTGCCAAAGCACAGACCACAAAATGGAGATCTACACGTTTGACGCGCCGACCACGTGCCGCCACTGCTCCAAGTTCCTCAAGGGCCGCATCCACCAGGGCTATCGGTGCAAGGTGTGCCAGATCAGCGTGCACAAGGGCTGCATCTCGTCGACGGGTCGGTGCAAACAGAATCCGGTGAGTGTGCCGCCACCCGTCTGCGACCGTCAGTTGTCCGAGTTCAATTGGTTTGCGGGCAACATGGATCGGGAGACGGCGGCCCACCGGCTGGAGAACCGGCGCATTGGCACCTACCTGCTGCGAGTTCGTCCCCAGGGCCCATCCACTGCCCACGAGACGATGTATGCGCTTAGCTTAAA GACCGATGATCATGTGATCAAGCACATGAAAATCAACCAGGAGAACTCTGGCGACTCCATGCTGTACTGCTTATCCTCGCGAAGGCATTTCAAGACCATTGTCGAGCTGGTCTCCTATTACGAACGCAACGATCTGGGCGAGAACTTTGCGGG GCTCAATCAGTCACTGCAGTGGCCCTACAAGGAGGTGATCGCCACCGCTCTCTACGACTACGAACCAAAGGCGGGCAGCaatcagctgcagctgcgcaCCGACTGCCAGGTGCTGGTCATTGGCAAGGATGGGGACAGCAAGGGCTGGTGGCGCGGCAAAATCGGCGATACG GTGGGCTACTTTCCCAAGGAGTATGTGCAGGAGCAGAAATTGGCCAGCGAAGAGCTTTGA
- the LOC6726438 gene encoding protein vav isoform X2, with amino-acid sequence MASSSSSNSFGGVAGVNGDLWRECVAWLTRCKVIPPDHKAAQPDAEIRILAMTLRDGVLLCNLVIHLDPSSMDPREFNRKPQMAQFLCSKNIKLFLDVCHNNFGIRDADLFEPTMLYDLTNFHRVLITLSKLSQCRKVQQLHPDLIGFNLQLSPTERSHSDEAIYKDLHSTTTDNIACNGTGYDHTNTKEEEVYQDLCALHRTSRSQTASSTSFEQRDYVIRELIDTESNYLDVLTALKTKFMGPLERHLNQDELRLIFPRIRELADIHTKFLDKLRESLTPNAKVKMAQVFLDFREPFLIYGEFCSLLLGAIDYLADVCKKNQIIDQLVQKCERDYNVGKLQLRDILSVPMQRILKYHLLLDKLVKETSPLHDDYRSLERAKEAMIDVSQYINEVKRDSDHLVIIQKVKDSIFDLNLNGNGSDLLQYGRLLLDGELHIKAHEDQKTKLRYAFVFDKILIMVKALHVKTGDMQYTYRDSHNLADYRVEQSHSRRTLGRDSRFKYQLLLARKSGKTAFTLYLKSEHERDKWRKALTEAMESLEPPGCQSTDHKMEIYTFDAPTTCRHCSKFLKGRIHQGYRCKVCQISVHKGCISSTGRCKQNPVSVPPPVCDRQLSEFNWFAGNMDRETAAHRLENRRIGTYLLRVRPQGPSTAHETMYALSLKTDDHVIKHMKINQENSGDSMLYCLSSRRHFKTIVELVSYYERNDLGENFAGLNQSLQWPYKEVIATALYDYEPKAGSNQLQLRTDCQVLVIGKDGDSKGWWRGKIGDTVGYFPKEYVQEQKLASEEL; translated from the exons atggccagcagcagtagcagcaacagttttgggggcgtggccggcgtGAACGGGGATCTGTGGCGCGAGTGCGTCGCCTGGCTGACCAGATGCAAGGTCATTCCGCCCGACCACAAGGCCGCCCAGCCGGACGCCGAGATCCGCATCCTGGCGATGACGCTGCGCGACGGCGTGCTGCTTTGCAACCTGGTCATCCACCTGGACCCCAGCAGCATGGATCCGCGCGAGTTCAATCGCAAGCCGCAAATGGCACAG TTCCTGTGCAGCAAGAACATCAAGTTGTTCCTGGACGTGTGCCACAACAACTTCGGGATCCGGGACGCCGATCTCTTCGAGCCGACGATGCTGTACGACCTGACCAACTTCCACCGCGTCCTCATCACGCTGTCCAAGTTGTCGCAGTGCCGCAAGGTGCAGCAACTGCATCCGGATCTTAT TGGCTTCAATCTACAGCTTTCGCCCACGGAGCGTTCCCATTCGGACGAGGCCATCTACAAGGACCTGCATTCCAC TACCACCGACAATATTGCATGCAATGGAACCGGTTACGACCACACCAACACAAAAGAGGAGGAGGTGTACCAAGACCTGTGCGCCCTGCACAGGACGAGTAGAAGCCAG ACCGCCTCGTCGACGAGCTTCGAGCAGCGCGACTACGTCATCCGCGAGCTGATCGACACGGAGTCCAATTACCTGGACGTGCTCACTGCGCTGAAGACCAAGTTCATGGGTCCGCTGGAGCGGCATCTCAACCAGGACGAGCTGCGTCTCATATTCCCGCGCATCAGA GAGCTGGCCGACATCCACACAAAGTTCCTGGACAAACTGAGGGAATCGCTGACGCCCAACGCCAAAGTGAAGATGGCCCAGGTGTTTCTCGACTTCCGCGAACCCTTCCTCATCTACGGCGAGTTCTGCTCCCTCCTGCTGGGCGCCATCGACTATCTGGCGGATGTGTGCAAGAAGAACCAGATCATCGACCAGCTGGTGCAGAAGTGCGAACGGGACTACAATGTGGGCAAGCTGCAGCTGCGCGACATACTCTCAGTGCCGATGCAGCGCATTCTCAAGTACCATCTGCTGCTGGACAAGCTGGTGAAGGAGACATCGCCGCTGCACGACGACTACCGCTCGTTGGAGCGGGCCAAGGAGGCGATGATAGACGTGTCGCAGTATATCAACGAGGTGAAACGCGACTCCGACCACCTGGTCATCATACAGAAGGTGAAGGACAGCATTTTCGATCTCAATCTGAATGGCAACGGCAGCGATCTGCTGCAGTACGGCCGCCTGCTCCTCGACGGCGAGCTGCACATTAAGGCGCACGAGGACCAGAAGACCAAGCTGCGCTACGCCTTCGTCTTCGACAAGATCCTCATCATGGTGAAGGCGCTGCATGTCAAGACGGGCGACATGCAGTACACCTACCGCGACTCCCACAACCTGGCCGACTATCGCGTGGAGCAGAGCCATTCGCGACGCACTCTTGGCCGCGACTCGCGCTTCAAGTACCAGCTCCTCCTGGCCCGCAAGTCGGGCAAGACAGCCTTCACTCTGTACCTGAAATCGGAGCACGAGCGGGACAAGTGGCGCAAGGCGCTCACCGAGGCCAT GGAAAGCCTGGAGCCGCCTGGCTGCCAAAGCACAGACCACAAAATGGAGATCTACACGTTTGACGCGCCGACCACGTGCCGCCACTGCTCCAAGTTCCTCAAGGGCCGCATCCACCAGGGCTATCGGTGCAAGGTGTGCCAGATCAGCGTGCACAAGGGCTGCATCTCGTCGACGGGTCGGTGCAAACAGAATCCGGTGAGTGTGCCGCCACCCGTCTGCGACCGTCAGTTGTCCGAGTTCAATTGGTTTGCGGGCAACATGGATCGGGAGACGGCGGCCCACCGGCTGGAGAACCGGCGCATTGGCACCTACCTGCTGCGAGTTCGTCCCCAGGGCCCATCCACTGCCCACGAGACGATGTATGCGCTTAGCTTAAA GACCGATGATCATGTGATCAAGCACATGAAAATCAACCAGGAGAACTCTGGCGACTCCATGCTGTACTGCTTATCCTCGCGAAGGCATTTCAAGACCATTGTCGAGCTGGTCTCCTATTACGAACGCAACGATCTGGGCGAGAACTTTGCGGG GCTCAATCAGTCACTGCAGTGGCCCTACAAGGAGGTGATCGCCACCGCTCTCTACGACTACGAACCAAAGGCGGGCAGCaatcagctgcagctgcgcaCCGACTGCCAGGTGCTGGTCATTGGCAAGGATGGGGACAGCAAGGGCTGGTGGCGCGGCAAAATCGGCGATACG GTGGGCTACTTTCCCAAGGAGTATGTGCAGGAGCAGAAATTGGCCAGCGAAGAGCTTTGA
- the LOC6726438 gene encoding protein vav isoform X4, which translates to MQGHSARPQGRPAGRRDPHPGDDAARRRAALQPGHPPGPQQHGSARVQSQAANGTVPVQQEHQVVPGRVPQQLRDPGRRSLRADDAVRPDQLPPRPHHAVQVVAVPQGAATASGSYWLQSTAFAHGAFPFGRGHLQGPAFHTASSTSFEQRDYVIRELIDTESNYLDVLTALKTKFMGPLERHLNQDELRLIFPRIRELADIHTKFLDKLRESLTPNAKVKMAQVFLDFREPFLIYGEFCSLLLGAIDYLADVCKKNQIIDQLVQKCERDYNVGKLQLRDILSVPMQRILKYHLLLDKLVKETSPLHDDYRSLERAKEAMIDVSQYINEVKRDSDHLVIIQKVKDSIFDLNLNGNGSDLLQYGRLLLDGELHIKAHEDQKTKLRYAFVFDKILIMVKALHVKTGDMQYTYRDSHNLADYRVEQSHSRRTLGRDSRFKYQLLLARKSGKTAFTLYLKSEHERDKWRKALTEAMESLEPPGCQSTDHKMEIYTFDAPTTCRHCSKFLKGRIHQGYRCKVCQISVHKGCISSTGRCKQNPVSVPPPVCDRQLSEFNWFAGNMDRETAAHRLENRRIGTYLLRVRPQGPSTAHETMYALSLKTDDHVIKHMKINQENSGDSMLYCLSSRRHFKTIVELVSYYERNDLGENFAGLNQSLQWPYKEVIATALYDYEPKAGSNQLQLRTDCQVLVIGKDGDSKGWWRGKIGDTVGYFPKEYVQEQKLASEEL; encoded by the exons ATGCAAGGTCATTCCGCCCGACCACAAGGCCGCCCAGCCGGACGCCGAGATCCGCATCCTGGCGATGACGCTGCGCGACGGCGTGCTGCTTTGCAACCTGGTCATCCACCTGGACCCCAGCAGCATGGATCCGCGCGAGTTCAATCGCAAGCCGCAAATGGCACAG TTCCTGTGCAGCAAGAACATCAAGTTGTTCCTGGACGTGTGCCACAACAACTTCGGGATCCGGGACGCCGATCTCTTCGAGCCGACGATGCTGTACGACCTGACCAACTTCCACCGCGTCCTCATCACGCTGTCCAAGTTGTCGCAGTGCCGCAAGGTGCAGCAACTGCATCCGGATCTTAT TGGCTTCAATCTACAGCTTTCGCCCACGGAGCGTTCCCATTCGGACGAGGCCATCTACAAGGACCTGCATTCCAC ACCGCCTCGTCGACGAGCTTCGAGCAGCGCGACTACGTCATCCGCGAGCTGATCGACACGGAGTCCAATTACCTGGACGTGCTCACTGCGCTGAAGACCAAGTTCATGGGTCCGCTGGAGCGGCATCTCAACCAGGACGAGCTGCGTCTCATATTCCCGCGCATCAGA GAGCTGGCCGACATCCACACAAAGTTCCTGGACAAACTGAGGGAATCGCTGACGCCCAACGCCAAAGTGAAGATGGCCCAGGTGTTTCTCGACTTCCGCGAACCCTTCCTCATCTACGGCGAGTTCTGCTCCCTCCTGCTGGGCGCCATCGACTATCTGGCGGATGTGTGCAAGAAGAACCAGATCATCGACCAGCTGGTGCAGAAGTGCGAACGGGACTACAATGTGGGCAAGCTGCAGCTGCGCGACATACTCTCAGTGCCGATGCAGCGCATTCTCAAGTACCATCTGCTGCTGGACAAGCTGGTGAAGGAGACATCGCCGCTGCACGACGACTACCGCTCGTTGGAGCGGGCCAAGGAGGCGATGATAGACGTGTCGCAGTATATCAACGAGGTGAAACGCGACTCCGACCACCTGGTCATCATACAGAAGGTGAAGGACAGCATTTTCGATCTCAATCTGAATGGCAACGGCAGCGATCTGCTGCAGTACGGCCGCCTGCTCCTCGACGGCGAGCTGCACATTAAGGCGCACGAGGACCAGAAGACCAAGCTGCGCTACGCCTTCGTCTTCGACAAGATCCTCATCATGGTGAAGGCGCTGCATGTCAAGACGGGCGACATGCAGTACACCTACCGCGACTCCCACAACCTGGCCGACTATCGCGTGGAGCAGAGCCATTCGCGACGCACTCTTGGCCGCGACTCGCGCTTCAAGTACCAGCTCCTCCTGGCCCGCAAGTCGGGCAAGACAGCCTTCACTCTGTACCTGAAATCGGAGCACGAGCGGGACAAGTGGCGCAAGGCGCTCACCGAGGCCAT GGAAAGCCTGGAGCCGCCTGGCTGCCAAAGCACAGACCACAAAATGGAGATCTACACGTTTGACGCGCCGACCACGTGCCGCCACTGCTCCAAGTTCCTCAAGGGCCGCATCCACCAGGGCTATCGGTGCAAGGTGTGCCAGATCAGCGTGCACAAGGGCTGCATCTCGTCGACGGGTCGGTGCAAACAGAATCCGGTGAGTGTGCCGCCACCCGTCTGCGACCGTCAGTTGTCCGAGTTCAATTGGTTTGCGGGCAACATGGATCGGGAGACGGCGGCCCACCGGCTGGAGAACCGGCGCATTGGCACCTACCTGCTGCGAGTTCGTCCCCAGGGCCCATCCACTGCCCACGAGACGATGTATGCGCTTAGCTTAAA GACCGATGATCATGTGATCAAGCACATGAAAATCAACCAGGAGAACTCTGGCGACTCCATGCTGTACTGCTTATCCTCGCGAAGGCATTTCAAGACCATTGTCGAGCTGGTCTCCTATTACGAACGCAACGATCTGGGCGAGAACTTTGCGGG GCTCAATCAGTCACTGCAGTGGCCCTACAAGGAGGTGATCGCCACCGCTCTCTACGACTACGAACCAAAGGCGGGCAGCaatcagctgcagctgcgcaCCGACTGCCAGGTGCTGGTCATTGGCAAGGATGGGGACAGCAAGGGCTGGTGGCGCGGCAAAATCGGCGATACG GTGGGCTACTTTCCCAAGGAGTATGTGCAGGAGCAGAAATTGGCCAGCGAAGAGCTTTGA